ACAACAAGAGGGGCTAACCAGGCGACTTGCTACCTTTGCGCGGTTTCTCGAGACCGCTAGCTTCTCACAAGGCGCCGTGCTCAATATTTCTTCAGTCGCACGTGACGCTGCTGCTGAACGCAAACTCATCGAATCATACTTCGCCATTCTCGAAGACTTGCTTATCGGCATTCGTTTGCAACCTTTTGTGCGTAAGGCAAAACGGCGGCTGGTACTACACCCTAAATTCTATTTTTTTGATGTCGGGCTATTTCGCGCTTTACGACCACGCGGACCTCTCGACAGTGAGGCCGAGATTTTAGGACCAGCGGCAGAGACACTAGTTTTGCAAGAGCTACGTGCTCACAATAGCAACGCTCAGCTAGGATATGATCTCTATTACTGGCGTAGCACTACTGGTGCCGAGGTTGATTTTGTTCTGTACGGTGAGCGCGGTCTTGTCGCTATCGAAGTTAAAGCTGGCGCACATTTGCGAGCTGAAGATCACCGCGGCCTTGCGGCTTTTCGTGACGACTATCCGATGGCTAAATGCTATTTGCTCTACACGGGCACACGTGCGGCGCATGAGTCTGGTGTAGAAATTATACCGCTTGCCAAGTTTCTACCGCAGCTTGGAGAAATCTTAGCCGGTGAGTGATTCACCTACGCCATACCATCTACCCGGGAGAATTTGCCGCGGACTTCACCATACTGCTCGTGGGTAGTGTTCGCGAATGTTGGTTTCGGCAGCCAAACCTCTGCGGCTCAGGCTTAATGCTACGCTCATGGTTTTGCGGCGCCATGACTTACGCTAAAACTTGTT
Above is a genomic segment from Deltaproteobacteria bacterium containing:
- a CDS encoding ATP-binding protein is translated as MYSRNIALTDTRSFFLFGPRSTGKSTWLRNALPKALFIDLLDSEIFTTLLAQPQRLEGIIPVGWRECVVIDEVQKVPALLDEVHRLIESKHLRFVLTGSSSRKLRHGGYNLLAGRAHLREMYPLTAAELGADFSLAHSLVYGQLPLVYVDPNPTAFLKSYVSTYLNEEIQQEGLTRRLATFARFLETASFSQGAVLNISSVARDAAAERKLIESYFAILEDLLIGIRLQPFVRKAKRRLVLHPKFYFFDVGLFRALRPRGPLDSEAEILGPAAETLVLQELRAHNSNAQLGYDLYYWRSTTGAEVDFVLYGERGLVAIEVKAGAHLRAEDHRGLAAFRDDYPMAKCYLLYTGTRAAHESGVEIIPLAKFLPQLGEILAGE